The Polaromonas naphthalenivorans CJ2 genome has a window encoding:
- a CDS encoding Bug family tripartite tricarboxylate transporter substrate binding protein → MKLKIANLALLAAALAGLLPWSGACAQSYPSRPLQLVIPFPPGGATDIVGRLVGRKLGEHLGQPVVIENKAGAGTVVGAAFVAKAPADGYTLLISSGSTFTVNPALNPKLPYDPVKSFEPIGLAARVPLILIANRELPVNNLKQLIAAVRGTPDKYVYGSFGSGTTGHFAGELMWSALGIKLLHIPYKGSAPAMSDLIGGQIPFTVDTVAASLPQLKAGKIKAIAVTGATRATQLPNVPTVAESGFPGFSADSWLAVVAPRGLTADVKAKLQKALAETMADAEIRDKLIANGLQPAYEPAAAVAARIEDELPRMRAVAQRANIRAE, encoded by the coding sequence ATGAAACTGAAAATCGCAAACCTTGCGCTCCTCGCGGCAGCCCTGGCCGGGCTGCTACCATGGAGCGGCGCCTGCGCACAAAGCTATCCGTCGAGGCCGCTCCAGTTGGTCATTCCCTTTCCACCTGGCGGGGCGACCGACATCGTTGGCCGGCTTGTCGGCAGGAAGCTGGGCGAGCACCTCGGTCAGCCTGTGGTGATCGAGAACAAGGCTGGTGCCGGCACCGTCGTTGGCGCCGCCTTTGTCGCCAAGGCACCGGCCGATGGCTACACCCTGCTGATCAGCTCAGGTTCCACCTTTACCGTCAACCCCGCGCTCAACCCCAAGCTGCCCTATGACCCGGTCAAGAGCTTTGAGCCGATCGGCCTTGCCGCGCGCGTCCCTCTGATCCTGATTGCCAACCGCGAGTTGCCGGTCAACAACCTGAAGCAGCTGATAGCCGCCGTGCGCGGCACGCCGGACAAGTACGTTTACGGCTCCTTTGGCAGCGGCACGACGGGCCACTTCGCGGGCGAGCTGATGTGGAGCGCACTCGGCATCAAGCTGCTGCACATACCCTACAAGGGCAGCGCGCCGGCCATGAGCGACCTGATCGGCGGCCAGATCCCTTTCACGGTCGATACCGTGGCAGCGTCGCTGCCTCAGTTGAAGGCAGGCAAGATCAAGGCCATCGCCGTCACGGGCGCTACGCGCGCCACGCAGCTACCCAACGTGCCAACGGTCGCGGAAAGCGGCTTCCCGGGTTTTTCCGCCGACTCCTGGCTGGCGGTCGTCGCGCCGCGCGGTCTGACAGCCGATGTCAAAGCCAAGCTGCAAAAGGCACTGGCCGAAACGATGGCAGACGCCGAGATCCGCGACAAGCTCATCGCCAACGGACTGCAGCCCGCGTATGAGCCCGCTGCCGCAGTGGCGGCGCGGATCGAAGACGAGCTGCCGCGCATGCGTGCCGTGGCGCAGCGCGCGAACATCCGGGCGGAATGA